One stretch of Microbacterium terrae DNA includes these proteins:
- a CDS encoding amidohydrolase, translating to MTLDLEALYIDLHRHPELSFQETRTAGVIAHSLTDLGIEFEEGVGKTGVAAVIRNGEGPVVWLRADMDALPVPEQTGLDYASTARGTDPAGTDVPVMHACGHDMHVSSLLGALERLVATKSEWSGTVVAVFQPAEEYGAGSQAMIADGVLDRFPRPDIVLGQHVTPLPAGTIGVRSGTQMAASDGLTVTLLGRGGHGSRPQATIDPIVMAAATVMRLQTVVSREVDPRDVAVVTVGSIHAGLKNNIIPAEAKLELSLRYPDDEARARVLEKVERIVRAEALASGAEEPPVIVTDHSLPPTINDVDATARLTAAFDRAFGAGTVIDPGMFTGSEDVSWFAREAGVPLVFWFWGGVDPAAFAAAKAAGTVERDIPTNHSPFFAPLLQPTLANGVENLVVAAREFLTDAPA from the coding sequence ATGACCCTCGACCTCGAAGCGCTCTACATCGATCTGCACCGTCACCCCGAGCTGTCGTTCCAGGAGACGCGCACGGCGGGGGTCATCGCGCATAGCCTCACCGACCTCGGCATCGAGTTCGAAGAGGGCGTCGGCAAGACCGGCGTCGCCGCCGTGATCCGAAACGGCGAGGGCCCGGTCGTGTGGCTGCGCGCCGACATGGACGCCCTCCCCGTGCCCGAGCAGACCGGCCTCGACTACGCGAGCACCGCCCGGGGCACCGACCCCGCCGGCACCGATGTGCCCGTCATGCACGCGTGCGGGCACGACATGCACGTGAGCTCGCTGCTGGGGGCGCTCGAGCGGCTCGTCGCGACGAAGAGCGAGTGGAGCGGCACCGTCGTGGCGGTGTTCCAGCCCGCCGAGGAGTACGGCGCCGGCTCGCAGGCGATGATCGCCGATGGCGTGCTCGACCGGTTCCCGCGGCCCGACATCGTGCTCGGCCAGCACGTGACCCCGCTTCCCGCGGGCACCATCGGCGTGCGTAGCGGCACGCAGATGGCGGCATCCGACGGCCTCACCGTCACCCTGCTCGGCCGCGGCGGCCACGGCTCCCGGCCGCAGGCGACGATCGACCCGATCGTCATGGCGGCCGCGACGGTGATGCGACTGCAGACGGTGGTCTCGCGCGAGGTCGACCCGCGCGACGTGGCGGTGGTGACGGTCGGCTCGATCCACGCCGGACTCAAGAACAACATCATCCCCGCCGAGGCGAAGCTCGAGCTCAGCCTCCGCTACCCCGACGACGAGGCGCGCGCCCGTGTGCTCGAGAAGGTGGAGCGCATCGTGCGCGCCGAGGCGCTCGCCTCGGGCGCCGAGGAGCCGCCGGTGATCGTCACCGACCACTCGCTCCCGCCGACGATCAACGACGTCGATGCGACCGCCCGCCTCACCGCCGCGTTCGACAGGGCGTTCGGCGCCGGCACCGTCATCGATCCCGGCATGTTCACCGGCAGCGAGGACGTCTCGTGGTTCGCCCGCGAGGCCGGCGTTCCGCTGGTGTTCTGGTTCTGGGGCGGCGTCGACCCCGCGGCTTTCGCGGCAGCGAAGGCGGCGGGCACCGTCGAGCGCGACATCCCGACCAACCACTCGCCGTTCTTCGCACCCCTGCTGCAGCCGACGCTCGCGAACGGCGTCGAGAACCTCGTTGTCGCTGCGCGCGAGTTCCTCACCGACGCCCCCGCCTGA
- a CDS encoding VanZ family protein: MGAPVMLGFTAVGLSAVVAIAVFVPFIAWSYRRTGGFGFARFALWAGALVSLVAILAYTLLPLPDRETMVCASPRFELFAFVGALRGALMRPGLFLADPLVLQLLLNVLLFLPLGFFLRVLTGRGILTALLVGLGLSLLVETAQLTGMWGFYPCAYREFDVDDLLTNTAGAVIGSLIALAVPSRHRGFVPGADTTSPQPVTRARKYLAMVCDVLGAWLTAFSVMVIVQAVLNALGATDAVRDGSAAETVGDVTAIVVWFVVTVTTGATVGDHAVRLRYEGGPIFVPIARFLRWAGGIGGYLVLIALPTLWGFVAALFAVASVIVVLTTPDRRGLPGVISGQRLVDAREPVVAPSDD, encoded by the coding sequence ATGGGTGCGCCGGTGATGCTCGGCTTCACCGCGGTCGGTCTGAGCGCGGTCGTGGCGATCGCCGTCTTCGTGCCGTTCATCGCGTGGAGCTACCGGCGCACCGGCGGCTTCGGGTTCGCCCGGTTCGCGCTGTGGGCCGGTGCCCTGGTGTCGCTCGTCGCCATCCTGGCGTACACCCTTCTGCCGCTGCCCGACCGCGAGACGATGGTGTGCGCATCGCCGCGGTTCGAGCTCTTCGCCTTCGTCGGCGCCCTGCGCGGTGCGCTCATGCGGCCCGGGCTCTTCCTGGCCGATCCCCTCGTGCTGCAGCTGCTGCTCAACGTGCTGCTCTTCCTGCCGCTGGGCTTCTTCCTGCGCGTGCTCACGGGCCGGGGCATCCTGACCGCGCTCCTCGTCGGTCTCGGCCTGTCGCTCCTCGTCGAGACGGCCCAGCTGACCGGCATGTGGGGGTTCTACCCCTGCGCGTATCGGGAGTTCGACGTCGACGACCTGCTCACGAACACCGCGGGCGCGGTCATCGGATCGCTGATCGCCCTGGCCGTGCCCAGCCGTCATCGCGGCTTCGTGCCCGGTGCCGACACCACCTCTCCGCAGCCGGTCACCCGTGCCCGCAAGTACCTCGCGATGGTGTGCGATGTGCTGGGCGCCTGGCTCACCGCGTTCTCGGTGATGGTGATCGTGCAGGCGGTGCTGAACGCCCTCGGGGCGACGGATGCCGTCCGCGACGGCAGTGCGGCCGAGACGGTGGGCGACGTCACCGCGATCGTCGTGTGGTTCGTGGTCACCGTCACCACGGGCGCCACCGTGGGCGACCACGCGGTGCGGCTGCGGTACGAGGGAGGGCCGATCTTCGTGCCGATCGCCCGGTTCCTGCGGTGGGCGGGCGGCATCGGCGGATACCTCGTGCTCATCGCGCTGCCGACGCTCTGGGGATTCGTCGCGGCGCTGTTCGCCGTCGCATCGGTGATCGTCGTGCTCACGACACCCGACCGCCGCGGACTGCCCGGGGTGATCTCGGGTCAGCGCCTCGTCGATGCGCGCGAGCCGGTCGTCGCTCCCTCGGATGACTGA
- a CDS encoding APC family permease has translation MTNDSREVSDEPPLAKRLIIGEPLTSEALDEQLLPKRRALPIFASDALSSVAYAPQELLMILLIGGTAFLALSPWVAAGVVLLLIVVVVSYRQLIKAYPSGGGDYEVARTNLGEVPGVVVASALLVDYVLTVAVSVASGVDNIISAIPGLDPARIELAVGFVILIIVVNLRGVREASFAFAIPTYVFIGSVAVMIVAGLVRTALGDPPVASSAEYAVQGEELTQAAMILLVLRAFSSGCSALTGVEAVSNGVPAFRRPKVRNAQSTLSLMGGIAILLFAGLTAIGLISGVHYAENACHLIGFDCSQPQPSLMAQVAAATFGAGSIPFFIIQAATACVLLLAANTAFNGFPLLGSVLARDGYAPKAMNTRGDRLVYSNGMILLGIGAIVVLVVFRANLTTLIQLYIIGVFVSFSLGQIGMVRHWKRVLRDLAKLPTDAAAQVSASVERRSAYKGLVINTLGAAMTVFVLLIVTITKFTHGAWLVFIAIPVLAVLMVGVHRYYRDVEHEIAVDDATHFGSEGDLAIVLVNRLQKPVIKAIDYALAARHDKTIAVHVAVSEAEVLELQRQWAEHRIPMKLVIIDSPYRSYASPVAKFIKHYREQHGSSVVTVYLPQYIVGHWWESLLHNRRSRRIAQQLMLVHGVSITLVPWLLDSTELIYGRRSRPLPGDERAGRPAPPIERHGRRVSRPAGPPTQTESAETPTPAGV, from the coding sequence GTGACGAATGATTCCCGTGAGGTCAGCGACGAGCCGCCTTTGGCGAAACGCCTGATCATCGGCGAGCCGCTGACCTCGGAAGCCCTCGACGAGCAGCTGCTCCCGAAGCGCCGCGCGCTGCCGATCTTCGCGTCCGACGCGCTCAGCTCGGTGGCGTACGCGCCGCAGGAGCTGCTGATGATCCTGCTCATCGGCGGCACCGCGTTCCTGGCGCTCAGCCCCTGGGTCGCCGCGGGCGTCGTGCTGCTGCTGATCGTGGTCGTCGTCAGCTATCGCCAGCTCATCAAGGCATACCCGTCGGGCGGCGGCGACTACGAGGTCGCGCGCACGAACCTCGGCGAGGTGCCCGGCGTGGTCGTGGCATCCGCCCTCCTCGTCGACTACGTGCTGACCGTCGCGGTGTCGGTCGCCTCGGGCGTCGACAACATCATCTCCGCCATCCCCGGACTCGACCCGGCCCGCATCGAGCTGGCCGTCGGCTTCGTCATCCTGATCATCGTCGTGAACCTGCGGGGCGTGCGTGAGGCGTCGTTCGCGTTCGCGATCCCCACCTACGTCTTCATCGGCTCGGTCGCCGTCATGATCGTCGCGGGCCTCGTGCGCACCGCGCTCGGCGACCCGCCCGTCGCCTCGAGCGCGGAGTACGCGGTGCAGGGCGAAGAGCTCACGCAGGCCGCGATGATCCTGCTCGTTCTGCGCGCGTTCTCGTCCGGATGCTCCGCCCTCACCGGCGTCGAGGCCGTGTCGAACGGCGTGCCCGCGTTCCGCAGGCCCAAGGTGCGCAACGCCCAGTCGACGCTCTCGCTCATGGGCGGCATCGCGATCCTGCTGTTCGCCGGCCTCACCGCGATCGGCCTCATCTCGGGCGTGCACTACGCCGAGAACGCGTGCCACCTCATCGGCTTCGACTGCAGTCAGCCGCAGCCGAGCCTCATGGCTCAGGTGGCCGCGGCCACGTTCGGCGCCGGGTCGATCCCGTTCTTCATCATCCAGGCGGCGACCGCGTGCGTGCTGCTGCTCGCCGCCAACACCGCGTTCAACGGCTTCCCGCTGCTCGGCTCGGTGCTCGCCCGCGACGGCTACGCCCCGAAGGCGATGAACACGCGCGGCGACCGGCTCGTCTACTCGAACGGCATGATCCTGCTCGGCATCGGCGCGATCGTCGTGCTCGTCGTGTTCCGCGCGAACCTGACCACGCTCATCCAGCTGTACATCATCGGCGTGTTCGTGTCGTTCTCACTCGGGCAGATCGGCATGGTGCGCCACTGGAAGCGTGTGCTGCGCGACCTCGCGAAGCTGCCGACGGATGCCGCGGCCCAGGTCTCGGCATCCGTCGAGCGGCGCTCGGCGTACAAGGGGCTCGTGATCAACACGCTCGGAGCGGCGATGACCGTCTTCGTGCTGCTGATCGTGACGATCACGAAGTTCACCCACGGCGCCTGGCTCGTGTTCATCGCGATCCCGGTGCTCGCGGTGCTCATGGTCGGCGTGCACCGCTACTACCGCGACGTTGAGCACGAGATCGCCGTCGACGACGCGACCCACTTCGGGTCCGAGGGCGACCTCGCCATCGTGCTGGTGAACCGCCTGCAGAAGCCGGTGATCAAGGCGATCGACTACGCCCTCGCGGCACGCCACGACAAGACCATCGCCGTGCACGTCGCGGTGAGCGAGGCCGAAGTGCTCGAACTGCAGCGCCAGTGGGCGGAGCACCGCATCCCGATGAAGCTCGTGATCATCGATTCGCCGTACCGCTCCTACGCGTCGCCTGTTGCGAAGTTCATCAAGCACTACCGCGAGCAGCACGGGTCGTCGGTGGTGACCGTGTACCTGCCGCAGTACATCGTGGGCCACTGGTGGGAGTCGCTGCTGCACAACCGGCGCTCGCGGCGCATCGCGCAGCAGCTGATGCTCGTGCACGGCGTCTCGATCACGCTGGTGCCGTGGCTGCTCGATTCGACCGAGCTGATCTACGGCCGGCGCTCGCGCCCGCTCCCGGGCGACGAGCGGGCGGGGCGCCCGGCGCCGCCGATCGAGCGGCACGGACGCAGGGTGAGCAGACCTGCGGGCCCGCCGACCCAGACAGAGTCCGCCGAGACGCCGACGCCCGCCGGAGTATGA
- a CDS encoding pectate lyase family protein yields the protein MKRTNVRRTIAATAAGALVAAGAIMGVSLPAAHAATDGATGFATQNGGTTGGAGGAVVRATTGTEIHAALCARATDTTPITIQVEGRITPGNTAKVSGSCNTAAGVIELKQISNVSIIGVGSGAVFDEIGIHIREAENIIVQNVTVRNVKKSGSPTSNGGDAISMESSVRNVWVDHTTLEASGGESEGFDGLFDMKADTKYVTLSYSILRNSGRGGLIGSSESDRANGFVTFHHNLYENIDSRAPLLRGGIAHMYNNHYVSLNESGINSRAGAQARVDSNYFEDSKDVLGTFYTDQAGTWQVSGNIFDNVTWSPANGDDYNPAGPNPTSTTSVSIPYAFTADAANCVPSVVAATAGANTGLKVSDGSCTPQNPDPEPTATTTPTPTTTPTSTPTPTPTTPPTGTNLSLGAGADGSGKGGGTSYGSAIDGSATTYWSPSGSTGRISVKWDSAKTVSKVVIREASGAVGNITSWRVVNNDTGAVLASGTSAGTASFASTTLKKINFEITGSTATPRVAEFETYAG from the coding sequence ATGAAGAGAACGAACGTCCGCAGAACGATCGCCGCCACCGCGGCCGGAGCCCTGGTGGCAGCCGGAGCGATCATGGGAGTCAGCCTGCCCGCAGCCCACGCGGCGACCGACGGAGCCACCGGGTTCGCCACGCAGAACGGCGGCACGACCGGCGGCGCCGGAGGCGCAGTGGTGCGCGCGACGACCGGAACCGAGATCCACGCGGCGCTGTGCGCCCGCGCGACCGACACCACGCCCATCACCATCCAGGTCGAAGGGCGGATCACCCCCGGCAACACCGCGAAGGTGTCGGGCAGCTGCAACACCGCCGCCGGGGTGATCGAGCTCAAGCAGATCAGCAACGTGTCGATCATCGGCGTCGGCTCGGGTGCGGTCTTCGACGAGATCGGCATCCACATCCGCGAGGCCGAGAACATCATCGTGCAGAACGTGACCGTGCGGAACGTCAAGAAGTCGGGATCGCCGACCTCCAACGGCGGCGACGCGATCAGCATGGAGAGCAGCGTGCGCAACGTGTGGGTCGACCACACGACGCTCGAGGCGTCGGGCGGCGAGTCCGAGGGCTTCGACGGTCTCTTCGACATGAAGGCCGACACGAAGTACGTGACGCTGTCGTACAGCATCCTGCGCAACTCCGGCCGCGGCGGGCTCATCGGCTCGAGTGAGAGCGACCGCGCGAACGGGTTCGTGACGTTCCACCACAACCTGTACGAGAACATCGACTCGCGTGCGCCGCTCCTGCGCGGCGGCATCGCGCACATGTACAACAACCACTACGTGAGCCTCAACGAGTCGGGCATCAACTCGCGCGCGGGAGCTCAGGCGCGGGTCGACAGCAACTACTTCGAGGACTCGAAGGACGTGCTGGGCACCTTCTACACCGACCAGGCCGGAACCTGGCAGGTCAGCGGCAACATCTTCGACAACGTGACCTGGTCGCCGGCCAATGGCGACGACTACAACCCGGCTGGACCGAACCCCACGTCGACGACGTCGGTGTCGATCCCGTACGCGTTCACGGCGGATGCCGCGAACTGCGTGCCGAGCGTCGTCGCGGCGACGGCGGGCGCGAACACCGGCCTGAAGGTGTCGGACGGCTCGTGCACCCCGCAGAACCCCGACCCGGAGCCGACGGCGACCACGACCCCGACGCCGACGACGACTCCGACCTCCACGCCGACACCCACTCCCACGACGCCTCCCACCGGCACGAACCTCAGCCTCGGCGCGGGCGCTGACGGGTCGGGCAAGGGCGGCGGCACGTCGTACGGCAGCGCCATCGACGGATCCGCGACCACCTACTGGTCGCCGTCGGGCAGCACCGGGCGCATCTCGGTGAAGTGGGACTCGGCGAAGACCGTGTCGAAGGTCGTCATCCGCGAAGCATCCGGAGCCGTCGGCAACATCACCTCGTGGCGCGTCGTGAACAACGACACCGGCGCGGTGCTGGCCTCCGGCACGAGCGCCGGAACCGCGTCGTTCGCATCCACGACGCTGAAGAAGATCAACTTCGAGATCACGGGCTCGACCGCCACCCCGCGCGTGGCGGAGTTCGAGACGTACGCAGGCTGA
- a CDS encoding SufS family cysteine desulfurase codes for MSSPASVLDLAAIRADFPLLAEQVNGQPLVYLDSGATSQKPQAVIDAEVAFLTRSNAAVHRGAHTLAAEATELFEDARAAVAGFVGAQPEQLVWTSGATAGLNLVAYAIGNASVGRGAPASARFALGQGDEIVITETEHHANLIPWQELAARTGAVLRHIPVRDDGTLDLEVAASVIGERTRIVAFTHVSNVLGIVNPVGELIALAQKVGAVTVMDACQSAPHLPLDLPALGVDLAVFSGHKMLGPYAIGGLYGRSDVLEALPPFLTGGSMITTVTLEKADYLPPPQRFEAGTQPVSQAVALAAAVRYLDAVGMPAVHAHEKALEQRMGEGLRSIPGIRLLGDPSTGSGTTTGSGATGVERVGLWAFDVDGVHAHDVGQFLDARGVAVRVGHHCAQPLHRRFGLTASVRASAAVYNTEADVDTFLDAVSGVRAFFGAGA; via the coding sequence GTGAGTTCCCCTGCGTCCGTCCTCGATCTCGCTGCGATCCGCGCCGACTTCCCCCTGCTCGCCGAGCAGGTGAACGGGCAGCCGCTCGTCTACCTCGACTCGGGCGCCACCAGCCAGAAGCCGCAGGCGGTCATCGACGCCGAGGTGGCCTTCCTGACCCGATCGAACGCGGCAGTCCACCGCGGCGCGCACACGCTCGCGGCCGAGGCCACCGAGCTGTTCGAAGACGCCCGCGCCGCCGTCGCCGGCTTCGTCGGCGCCCAGCCCGAACAGCTGGTGTGGACGAGCGGAGCGACCGCCGGACTCAACCTCGTCGCCTACGCGATCGGCAACGCCTCGGTCGGTCGCGGGGCCCCGGCGAGCGCCCGCTTCGCGCTTGGGCAGGGCGACGAGATCGTGATCACCGAGACCGAGCACCACGCCAACCTCATCCCCTGGCAGGAGCTCGCCGCCCGTACCGGCGCGGTGCTTCGCCACATCCCCGTTCGCGACGACGGCACGCTCGACCTCGAGGTCGCGGCATCCGTCATCGGCGAACGCACGCGCATCGTCGCGTTCACGCACGTGTCGAACGTGCTCGGCATCGTGAACCCGGTCGGTGAGCTCATCGCGCTCGCGCAGAAGGTCGGTGCGGTGACGGTGATGGATGCCTGCCAGTCGGCGCCGCACCTGCCGCTCGATCTGCCGGCGCTGGGCGTCGACCTCGCCGTCTTCTCGGGCCACAAGATGCTCGGGCCGTACGCGATCGGCGGACTGTACGGACGCAGCGACGTGCTCGAGGCGCTCCCGCCGTTCCTCACCGGCGGATCGATGATCACCACCGTCACGCTCGAGAAGGCCGACTACCTGCCTCCGCCGCAGCGGTTCGAGGCGGGGACCCAGCCGGTGTCGCAGGCCGTCGCCCTCGCGGCGGCGGTGCGCTACCTCGACGCGGTGGGCATGCCGGCGGTGCACGCGCACGAGAAGGCGCTCGAGCAGCGCATGGGCGAGGGACTGCGCTCGATCCCGGGCATCCGCCTGCTCGGCGACCCCTCGACAGGCTCGGGGACCACGACCGGTTCGGGGGCCACGGGTGTCGAGCGCGTGGGTCTGTGGGCCTTCGACGTCGACGGGGTGCACGCGCACGACGTCGGCCAGTTCCTCGATGCCCGCGGTGTCGCCGTGCGCGTCGGCCACCACTGCGCCCAGCCGCTGCACCGCCGATTCGGCCTCACCGCGTCGGTGCGCGCCTCGGCCGCCGTCTACAACACCGAGGCCGATGTCGACACGTTCCTCGACGCCGTCTCGGGTGTGCGCGCGTTCTTCGGGGCCGGCGCATGA
- the sufU gene encoding Fe-S cluster assembly sulfur transfer protein SufU, producing MSGLESLYQELILDHSKRPHGKGLADDEGRTATSYQRNPICGDEITLRVRVTDDGSAVSEITWDGAGCSISQASASMLVALVEEDGGDDGLGREAASALVDGFREALRSRGTIPLDEETFGDAAALSGVSKYTARVKCAMLAWVAFEDALARA from the coding sequence ATGAGCGGGCTCGAATCGCTCTACCAGGAGCTCATCCTCGACCACTCGAAGCGCCCGCACGGCAAGGGTCTCGCCGACGACGAGGGCCGCACCGCCACGTCGTACCAGCGCAACCCGATCTGCGGAGACGAGATCACCCTGCGCGTGCGGGTCACCGACGACGGTTCGGCCGTGAGCGAGATCACGTGGGACGGGGCGGGATGCTCCATCTCACAGGCATCCGCATCGATGCTGGTCGCGCTGGTCGAAGAGGACGGCGGTGACGACGGACTCGGCCGCGAGGCGGCATCCGCCCTCGTCGACGGCTTCCGTGAGGCGCTGCGCTCGCGCGGCACCATCCCGCTCGACGAGGAGACCTTCGGCGACGCAGCCGCACTGTCGGGGGTGTCGAAGTACACCGCCCGGGTGAAGTGCGCGATGCTCGCCTGGGTCGCCTTCGAAGACGCCCTCGCCCGGGCCTGA
- the kdpF gene encoding K(+)-transporting ATPase subunit F: MIVFSLIAAVLGVAAVVYLVVALVKPEKF, encoded by the coding sequence GTGATCGTCTTCTCGCTCATCGCCGCCGTGCTCGGCGTCGCCGCCGTCGTCTACCTGGTGGTCGCCCTGGTGAAGCCGGAGAAGTTCTGA
- the kdpA gene encoding potassium-transporting ATPase subunit KdpA, translating into MDATTVWTGILQIATVLLILALLYRPLGDWIARVYTSAKDWRIERGMYRLVGVDPRSEQTWQGYARGVLALSLVGVLFVYALQRFQAVLPYSLGLPAVPEGLAFNTAVSFVTNTNWQSYSPELTLGYTVQLAGLAVQNFVSAAVGIAVAIALVRGFARRGSSTIGNFWVDLTRGIVRLLLPLSIIAAVALLTAGVVQNFAGFTTVDTLSGGTQVIPGGPVASQEAIKELGTNGGGFFNANSAHPFENPTPWTNILEILLLLAIPVAMPRAFGRMVGDDRQGYAILGVMGTLFLLSITALTWLESRGLGTAPQLAGSAMEGKEVRYGIWGSTLFAGSTTLTSTGAVNSMHDSYTALGGMVPMINMMLGEVAPGGVGSGLYGMLVLAVIAVFVGGLLIGRTPEYLGKKIGPREIKLASLYILVTPILILTGVALSFAIPGVRSDIEATSIWNPGVHGLGELLYAFTSAANNNGSAFAGLTANTPWLNTALGVAMLLGRFIPIVLVLALAGSLAAQERVPATVGTLPTHRPQFVGLLAVVAVVITALTYFPVLTLGPLAEGLV; encoded by the coding sequence ATGGACGCCACCACCGTGTGGACGGGCATCCTCCAGATCGCCACCGTCCTTCTCATCCTCGCGCTCCTCTACCGACCGCTGGGCGACTGGATCGCCCGCGTCTACACGTCGGCGAAGGACTGGCGCATCGAGCGCGGCATGTACCGCCTCGTGGGCGTCGACCCCCGGTCGGAGCAGACCTGGCAGGGCTACGCCCGCGGCGTGCTCGCCCTCTCGCTCGTGGGCGTGCTGTTCGTCTACGCGCTGCAGCGGTTCCAGGCGGTGCTGCCCTACTCGCTCGGCCTCCCGGCCGTGCCCGAGGGCCTCGCCTTCAACACCGCCGTCTCGTTCGTCACCAACACCAACTGGCAGTCGTACTCGCCCGAGCTCACCCTCGGGTACACGGTGCAGCTCGCCGGGCTCGCGGTGCAGAACTTCGTGTCGGCCGCCGTCGGCATCGCCGTCGCGATCGCGCTCGTGCGCGGCTTCGCTCGGCGTGGCTCATCGACCATCGGCAACTTCTGGGTCGACCTGACTCGAGGCATCGTGCGGCTGCTCCTGCCGCTGTCGATCATCGCCGCGGTCGCGCTGCTCACCGCCGGAGTGGTGCAGAACTTCGCCGGCTTCACGACCGTCGACACCCTCTCGGGCGGCACCCAGGTGATCCCGGGCGGCCCGGTCGCCTCGCAGGAGGCGATCAAGGAGCTCGGCACGAACGGCGGCGGATTCTTCAACGCCAACTCCGCGCATCCGTTCGAGAACCCCACGCCGTGGACGAACATCCTCGAGATCCTACTGCTCCTCGCGATCCCGGTCGCCATGCCGCGGGCCTTCGGCCGGATGGTCGGAGACGACCGCCAGGGCTACGCGATCCTCGGAGTGATGGGCACGCTCTTCCTCCTGTCGATCACGGCCCTCACGTGGCTCGAATCACGGGGGCTCGGCACCGCTCCGCAGCTCGCGGGTTCGGCGATGGAGGGCAAGGAGGTGCGGTACGGCATCTGGGGCTCGACGCTCTTCGCCGGGTCGACGACGCTGACGAGCACGGGCGCGGTCAATTCGATGCACGACTCGTACACCGCGCTCGGCGGCATGGTGCCGATGATCAACATGATGCTCGGCGAGGTCGCCCCCGGCGGCGTCGGATCGGGACTGTACGGGATGCTCGTGCTCGCGGTCATCGCCGTGTTCGTCGGCGGCTTGCTCATCGGACGCACGCCCGAGTACCTGGGCAAGAAGATCGGCCCGCGCGAGATCAAGCTCGCGAGCCTGTACATCCTCGTCACGCCGATCCTCATCCTCACGGGCGTCGCGCTCAGCTTCGCGATCCCGGGCGTCCGCTCCGACATCGAGGCGACCTCGATCTGGAACCCGGGTGTGCACGGCCTCGGCGAACTGCTCTACGCCTTCACGTCGGCGGCGAACAACAACGGGTCGGCCTTCGCAGGTCTCACGGCGAACACGCCCTGGCTCAACACGGCGCTCGGCGTCGCGATGCTGCTGGGCCGCTTCATCCCGATCGTCCTCGTGCTCGCCCTCGCCGGCTCCCTCGCCGCTCAGGAACGCGTCCCGGCCACCGTCGGAACCCTTCCCACCCACCGACCGCAGTTCGTCGGACTCCTGGCGGTCGTCGCCGTCGTGATCACCGCACTCACCTACTTCCCCGTACTCACGCTGGGTCCCCTGGCGGAAGGGCTCGTCTGA